The following proteins are encoded in a genomic region of Pyricularia oryzae 70-15 chromosome 6, whole genome shotgun sequence:
- a CDS encoding FAD binding domain-containing protein — MFNVPKAVAASLLLLHGARADICSTLPISAPDIEIVKPFTAKWSGEQLEYWSTGCGKLHPSCILYPKNAQEVAAIVEALGETNETFAIKSGGHNPNLYFASIDGGPLISTGSLNQVELDTATETAKLGPGNRWDEVANKLDGSGYSIVGGRLGNVGVGGYMLGGGLSFMSTEYGWAANSVESFELVLANATIINVTRDSHPSLFKSLKGGGNAYGIVTSFTVKAYKQGTVWGGNYFFNATPATDAALLEAVADFAMHYPDPKAGIILTAERTGLGAVDFWTMFLYYNGEQPPAGVFDRFKAIKPWSDTTKTRTYAELVGFNNWAVLKGSVYTIGTETIPMPSLGAANSSTVAASTLQDVHRNWRDVGTPALLKVGGLIASTAYQPVPRSMAAVARAKSGDLLDLDDDADLIVMEYNYSWLLEGAERRVVDQALQDTYNGVRERVVAGQAAGELPADAYLPLFANDAYFRQDYFGRLRPESREMAAAARQAVDPEGFFASRTGGLKM; from the exons ATGTTCAATGTCCCCAAGGCCGTCGCGGCCTCGCTACTGCTTCTCCACGGGGCTCGCGCAGACATCTGCAGCACCCTTCCGATCTCAGCCCCCGATATCGAGATCGTCAAGCCTTTCACTGCGAAATGGTCGGGGGAGCAGCTCGAATACTGG AGCACCGGGTGCGGAAAACTCCACCCTTCTTGCATTCTGTACCCCAAGAACGCGCAGGAGGTCGCCGCCATCGTCGAGGCTCTCGGCGAGACCAATGAGACGTTTGCCATCAAGTCTGGCGGCCACAACCCGAACCTCTACTTTGCGAGCATAGACGGTGGCCCGCTCATCTCGACCGGCAGCCTGAACCAGGTCGAGCTTGATACCGCCACCGAGACGGCCAAGCTGGGTCCGGGTAACCGCTGGGATGAGGTGGCCAACAAACTTGATGGCTCTGGCTACTCCATTGTGGGTGGCCGTTTGGGCAACGTCGGAGTCGGAGGCTACATGCTGGGAG GCGGCCTCAGCTTCATGTCGACCGAATACGGCTGGGCAGCAAACTCGGTCGAGTCCTTTGAGCTGGTGCTGGCCAACGCCACCATCATCAACGTGACGCGCGACAGCCACCCGTCCCTCTTCAAGTCCCTCAAGGGCGGCGGCAACGCGTACGGCATCGTCACCAGCTTCACCGTCAAGGCCTACAAGCAGGGGACCGTGTGGGGCGGCAACTACTTCTTCAACGCGACGCCCGCCACCGACGCGGCGCTGCTCGAGGCCGTCGCCGACTTTGCCATGCACTATCCGGACCCCAAGGCCGGCATCATCCTGACGGCCGAGCGCACGGGGCTGGGCGCCGTCGACTTTTGGACCATGTTTCTGTACTACAACGGCGAGCAGCCCCCCGCCGGCGTGTTCGACCGCTTCAAGGCCATCAAGCCCTGGTCCGACACCACCAAGACGCGCACCTACGCGGAGCTGGTCGGCTTCAACAACTGGGCCGTGCTCAAGGGCAGCGTCTACACCatcggcaccgagaccatccCCATGCCGTCCCTGGGCGCGGCCAACTCGTCCACCGTCGCCGCCTCCACCCTGCAGGACGTGCACAGGAACTGGCGCGACGTCGGCACGCCCGCCCTGCTCAAGGTCGGCGGCCTCATCGCCAGCACGGCGTACCAGCCCGTCCCGCGGTCCATGGCGGCCGTGGCGAGGGCCAAGAGCGGCGACCTGCTggacctcgacgacgacgccgacctCATCGTCATGGAGTACAACTACAGCTGGCTGCTCGAGGGCGCCGAGCGCCGGGTCGTGGACCAGGCGCTGCAGGACACGTACAACGGCGTCAGGGAGCGCGTGGTCGCGGGCCAGGCCGCCGGGGAGCTGCCGGCCGATGCGTACCTGCCCCTGTTTGCCAACGATGCCTACTTTCGCCAGGACTACTTTGGCAGGCTCAGGCCGGAGAGCAGGgagatggcggcggcggcgaggcagGCTGTCGATCCCGAGGGCTTCTTTGCGAGCAGGACGGGCGGTCTCAAGATGTAA